A window of the Lagenorhynchus albirostris chromosome 1, mLagAlb1.1, whole genome shotgun sequence genome harbors these coding sequences:
- the PGF gene encoding placenta growth factor isoform X3: MPAMRLFTCFLQLLAGLALPAVPPQQWALSAANGSSEVEVVPFQEVWGRSYCRALERLVDIVSEYPGEVEHMFSPSCVSLLRCTGCCGDENLHCVPVETVNVTMQLLKIRSGDRPSYVELTFSQHVRCECRPLREKMKPERRRPKGRGKRKREKQRHTDCHLCGDTVPRR, translated from the exons ATGCCTGCCATGAGGCTGTTCACTTGCTTCCTGCAGCTCCTGGCTGGGCTGGCCCTGCCTGCTGTGCCCCCCCAG CAGTGGGCCTTGTCTGCTGCGAACGGCTCATCAGAGGTGGAAG TGGTGCCCTTCCAGGAAGTGTGGGGGCGTAGCTACTGCCGGGCCCTGGAGAGGCTGGTGGACATCGTGTCTGAGTACCCCGGCGAGGTTGAGCACATGTTCAGCCCGTCCTGCGTCTCCCTGCTGCGCTGCACGGGCTGCTGTGGCGATGAGAACCTGCACTGCGTTCCAGTGGAGACGGTCAATGTCACCATGCAG ctCCTGAAGATCCGCTCTGGGGACCGGCCCTCCTACGTGGAGCTGACGTTCTCTCAGCATGTGCGCTGCGAGTGCAG GCCTCTGCGGGAGAAGATGAAGCCAGAAAG GAGGAGACCCAAGggcagggggaagaggaagagagagaagcagagacacaCAGACTGCCACCT
- the PGF gene encoding placenta growth factor isoform X2: MPAMRLFTCFLQLLAGLALPAVPPQQWALSAANGSSEVEVVPFQEVWGRSYCRALERLVDIVSEYPGEVEHMFSPSCVSLLRCTGCCGDENLHCVPVETVNVTMQLLKIRSGDRPSYVELTFSQHVRCECRPLREKMKPERRRPKGRGKRKREKQRHTDCHLTQEIISCHGTGAGQVLPHEPNPARAETSTPLCEARDAGEDSGCGDTVPRR, translated from the exons ATGCCTGCCATGAGGCTGTTCACTTGCTTCCTGCAGCTCCTGGCTGGGCTGGCCCTGCCTGCTGTGCCCCCCCAG CAGTGGGCCTTGTCTGCTGCGAACGGCTCATCAGAGGTGGAAG TGGTGCCCTTCCAGGAAGTGTGGGGGCGTAGCTACTGCCGGGCCCTGGAGAGGCTGGTGGACATCGTGTCTGAGTACCCCGGCGAGGTTGAGCACATGTTCAGCCCGTCCTGCGTCTCCCTGCTGCGCTGCACGGGCTGCTGTGGCGATGAGAACCTGCACTGCGTTCCAGTGGAGACGGTCAATGTCACCATGCAG ctCCTGAAGATCCGCTCTGGGGACCGGCCCTCCTACGTGGAGCTGACGTTCTCTCAGCATGTGCGCTGCGAGTGCAG GCCTCTGCGGGAGAAGATGAAGCCAGAAAG GAGGAGACCCAAGggcagggggaagaggaagagagagaagcagagacacaCAGACTGCCACCT GACTCAGGAAATCATTTCATGCCATGGGACTGGGGCTGGCCAAGTCCTACCCCATGAGCCCAACCCTGCACGAGCGGAGACCTCCACCCCACTCTGTGAAGCTAGGGATGCTGGGGAGGATTCTGG
- the PGF gene encoding placenta growth factor isoform X4 has protein sequence MPAMRLFTCFLQLLAGLALPAVPPQQWALSAANGSSEVEVVPFQEVWGRSYCRALERLVDIVSEYPGEVEHMFSPSCVSLLRCTGCCGDENLHCVPVETVNVTMQLLKIRSGDRPSYVELTFSQHVRCECRPLREKMKPERCGDTVPRR, from the exons ATGCCTGCCATGAGGCTGTTCACTTGCTTCCTGCAGCTCCTGGCTGGGCTGGCCCTGCCTGCTGTGCCCCCCCAG CAGTGGGCCTTGTCTGCTGCGAACGGCTCATCAGAGGTGGAAG TGGTGCCCTTCCAGGAAGTGTGGGGGCGTAGCTACTGCCGGGCCCTGGAGAGGCTGGTGGACATCGTGTCTGAGTACCCCGGCGAGGTTGAGCACATGTTCAGCCCGTCCTGCGTCTCCCTGCTGCGCTGCACGGGCTGCTGTGGCGATGAGAACCTGCACTGCGTTCCAGTGGAGACGGTCAATGTCACCATGCAG ctCCTGAAGATCCGCTCTGGGGACCGGCCCTCCTACGTGGAGCTGACGTTCTCTCAGCATGTGCGCTGCGAGTGCAG GCCTCTGCGGGAGAAGATGAAGCCAGAAAG